One region of Arthrobacter sp. StoSoilB22 genomic DNA includes:
- the rsgA gene encoding ribosome small subunit-dependent GTPase A — protein MNTYASSSEPFFSTTSEQMQGPVEYGFTDKTADLFRAHAAPDGQETAVPGRVVRLDRNRVLVASAEGLLHLPYPHHGLVPATGDWVRLGHNNAGEAAVVEVLPRHSALSRKRAFEASSEEQILGSNIDIVAVVVPVDRPLTHNRLERTLVAAWDSGATPLVVITKADLAHLADDVVGEVILQAAGVDVVTTSAEQGDGLEELMQHIPQGATLVLLGPSGAGKSTLINALAGRDIQQTGSVRAGDGKGKHTTTSRELVPLAGGAVLMDTPGVRGFGLFDADEGMEEMFGDLEELFSKCRFTDCAHQAEPGCAVQEALAEETLDHRRWASYLKLQRELAALARKHDAAARRAYQREWHQKVMSADRGQRAAERYRHDQAEERAGKGGKRRKR, from the coding sequence TTGAACACTTACGCTTCTTCAAGCGAACCATTTTTCAGCACCACGTCAGAACAAATGCAGGGGCCTGTGGAGTACGGCTTCACAGACAAAACCGCGGACCTTTTCCGTGCCCATGCCGCTCCTGATGGCCAGGAAACGGCCGTCCCCGGCCGCGTAGTCCGCTTGGACCGGAATCGGGTCCTCGTAGCCTCGGCAGAAGGCCTCCTGCATCTGCCGTATCCACACCACGGCCTTGTGCCGGCCACAGGAGACTGGGTCCGGCTCGGCCACAACAACGCCGGTGAGGCGGCCGTCGTCGAGGTCCTGCCCCGCCATTCCGCTCTAAGCCGTAAGCGTGCCTTTGAGGCCTCCTCGGAGGAACAGATCCTGGGCAGCAACATTGACATTGTTGCCGTTGTGGTCCCCGTGGATCGTCCGCTGACACATAACCGGCTCGAGCGGACGCTGGTGGCGGCATGGGATTCCGGTGCCACGCCGCTGGTGGTCATCACCAAAGCAGACCTCGCCCACCTTGCGGACGACGTTGTAGGGGAGGTTATCCTGCAGGCCGCCGGCGTGGACGTTGTCACTACCTCCGCGGAGCAGGGCGACGGCTTGGAGGAACTGATGCAGCACATACCCCAAGGTGCCACGTTGGTATTACTGGGTCCTTCCGGCGCCGGTAAGTCAACACTCATTAACGCCCTCGCCGGGCGTGACATCCAACAGACAGGTTCCGTCCGAGCCGGTGACGGCAAAGGCAAGCACACCACCACCTCGCGGGAGCTGGTGCCTCTAGCCGGTGGCGCCGTACTCATGGATACCCCGGGAGTCCGTGGCTTCGGGCTCTTCGACGCCGATGAGGGCATGGAGGAAATGTTCGGCGATCTGGAGGAACTTTTCTCCAAGTGCCGCTTTACGGACTGCGCGCATCAAGCAGAGCCGGGATGTGCAGTTCAGGAGGCGCTCGCGGAGGAAACCCTTGATCACCGGCGTTGGGCCAGTTACCTCAAACTGCAACGCGAATTGGCAGCCTTGGCCAGAAAACACGATGCGGCCGCACGTCGCGCCTACCAGCGTGAATGGCACCAGAAGGTGATGTCGGCTGACCGGGGCCAGCGCGCCGCGGAGCGGTACAGGCACGATCAAGCTGAGGAGCGGGCCGGAAAAGGCGGCAAACGACGGAAACGCTGA
- a CDS encoding polyphosphate kinase 2 family protein: MAAAVEFATSPAEALRVGSGFSLAEVDPESTPGYTGAKADGKALLEAQDVRLAELQEKLFAEGRAGSQKRLLLILQAMDTAGKGGIVSHVVGAMDVQGVQVSAFKAPTDEEKAHDFLWRIEKRVPDAGMVGVFDRSHYEDVLIHRVHGWADAPELERRYAAINDFEARLTEQGTTVVKVMLNISKDEQKKRLIARLDDPTKHWKYSRGDLAERAFWDDYMDAYRVAFEKTSTEIAPWHVVPANRKWYARIAVQQLLLDALGGLQLDWPKADFDVAEERALVEES; this comes from the coding sequence ATGGCTGCAGCAGTTGAGTTCGCCACAAGTCCGGCCGAAGCCCTCAGGGTGGGATCAGGGTTTTCGCTGGCAGAAGTGGATCCTGAATCCACACCCGGCTACACAGGCGCGAAAGCGGATGGCAAGGCGCTGCTGGAGGCACAGGACGTGCGGTTGGCGGAACTGCAGGAAAAGCTTTTTGCCGAGGGCAGGGCCGGCAGCCAGAAACGGCTCCTGCTGATACTCCAAGCCATGGACACTGCGGGCAAGGGCGGCATCGTCAGCCACGTGGTGGGGGCCATGGATGTGCAAGGCGTTCAAGTGTCCGCTTTCAAAGCCCCAACTGACGAGGAAAAGGCGCACGACTTCCTGTGGAGGATCGAAAAGCGGGTTCCCGACGCCGGGATGGTGGGGGTCTTCGACAGGTCACACTACGAAGACGTCCTGATCCACCGCGTCCACGGCTGGGCTGACGCTCCCGAGCTGGAACGCAGGTATGCCGCGATCAATGACTTCGAGGCTCGCCTTACCGAGCAGGGAACCACCGTGGTGAAGGTCATGCTCAACATCAGCAAGGACGAGCAGAAGAAACGCCTCATTGCCAGGCTCGACGATCCCACCAAACATTGGAAGTACAGCCGCGGTGACCTCGCGGAGCGTGCATTCTGGGACGACTACATGGACGCCTATCGCGTTGCCTTCGAGAAGACCTCCACGGAGATTGCTCCCTGGCACGTGGTGCCGGCCAACAGGAAGTGGTACGCGCGCATCGCAGTGCAGCAACTCCTGTTGGATGCCCTCGGTGGCCTGCAGCTGGACTGGCCCAAGGCTGACTTTGACGTCGCCGAGGAACGCGCCCTCGTGGAGGAGTCCTAA
- a CDS encoding ABC transporter permease subunit — protein sequence MNIFAETIAWLTNPKNWTGSGGIPTRLLEHLQYSALVLVIAAAIAIPIGLYIGHTGRGRVVAVAVAGALRALPTLGLLVLFALLAGSGLMPPVWALVILTVPPLLAGTYAGISSVDATVVDAARAMGMTELQILFRVEVPNGLQVMFGGIRTAVLQVIATVSVVAYLPLGGLGRYLFDGLVLQDFPRMLGGSLLIAGLAIAVDLVLAGVQRLVISPGLTLDSRGRQKAADDLTAAAPAEAAVQGGTP from the coding sequence ATGAACATCTTTGCCGAAACCATCGCCTGGCTGACCAACCCCAAAAACTGGACCGGTAGCGGGGGAATCCCCACCCGCTTGCTGGAGCACCTGCAGTACAGCGCGTTGGTCCTGGTTATCGCCGCTGCGATCGCCATACCCATCGGCCTCTATATTGGGCACACCGGCCGTGGCCGCGTAGTTGCGGTTGCCGTGGCGGGCGCTCTGCGTGCTCTCCCCACGCTCGGGTTGCTGGTCCTTTTTGCGTTGCTTGCCGGTAGTGGCCTGATGCCTCCTGTGTGGGCGCTTGTCATTCTCACTGTGCCGCCGCTGCTGGCCGGGACCTATGCCGGCATTTCCAGCGTTGACGCCACTGTGGTGGACGCCGCCCGGGCCATGGGGATGACCGAACTTCAGATCCTGTTTCGGGTGGAAGTACCCAACGGGTTGCAGGTGATGTTCGGCGGTATTCGCACCGCCGTTCTGCAGGTCATTGCCACAGTCTCCGTGGTTGCCTACCTACCGTTGGGCGGGCTGGGCCGGTATCTATTCGATGGCCTGGTCCTGCAGGATTTCCCCAGGATGCTCGGTGGTTCCTTGCTCATAGCGGGGCTGGCCATTGCCGTGGACCTGGTCCTCGCCGGAGTGCAACGGCTCGTTATTTCGCCAGGACTCACCCTCGACTCTCGCGGCCGCCAGAAGGCAGCCGACGATCTCACAGCCGCGGCTCCCGCCGAGGCTGCCGTTCAAGGAGGTACACCATGA
- a CDS encoding ABC transporter permease, whose translation MEWFLANSGMVLGLAGQHIVLAVIPMILGLLISVPLAQLARRNSTLRSVVATATSLLYTIPSLALFIILPTILGTRILDPLNVVVALTIYAVALLVRAAMDAFDSVDDDLRNAAVAMGFKPLARFFQVDLPLSLPVLFAGLRVVSVSNISLVSVAALLGVGNLGVLFTDGLQRTFITEVVVGIIAILVLALLMDAVLVVLERLLTPWTRAAGGKSPRPDTNALVTEPKTGAAKPVAAVRPDPGASA comes from the coding sequence ATGGAGTGGTTCCTTGCCAACAGTGGCATGGTCCTGGGGCTGGCCGGTCAGCACATTGTCCTGGCCGTCATCCCCATGATCCTTGGCCTGCTGATTTCGGTTCCCCTGGCCCAGTTGGCCAGACGTAACAGCACGCTCAGGTCAGTAGTGGCAACAGCGACGTCGCTGCTCTACACCATTCCATCACTGGCCCTGTTCATTATTCTCCCCACCATCCTGGGCACGCGGATCCTGGATCCCCTGAATGTGGTGGTGGCGCTGACAATCTATGCGGTGGCCCTGCTGGTGCGTGCTGCGATGGATGCCTTCGACTCCGTGGACGACGACCTCCGGAACGCTGCGGTGGCCATGGGTTTCAAACCCTTGGCACGCTTCTTCCAGGTGGACCTTCCGCTGTCCCTGCCAGTGCTGTTCGCAGGTCTCCGTGTGGTTTCGGTCAGCAATATCTCCCTGGTGAGCGTGGCGGCACTGCTGGGGGTGGGTAACCTGGGGGTCCTTTTCACGGATGGCTTGCAGCGCACCTTCATTACCGAAGTGGTGGTGGGCATCATCGCCATCCTGGTGCTGGCGCTATTGATGGATGCAGTGCTGGTGGTCTTGGAGCGGCTGTTGACCCCGTGGACCCGGGCAGCTGGTGGAAAGTCGCCGCGTCCGGACACCAACGCCCTGGTAACTGAGCCCAAGACCGGGGCTGCCAAGCCCGTCGCGGCAGTACGCCCGGACCCGGGAGCGTCTGCATGA
- a CDS encoding exodeoxyribonuclease VII small subunit gives MTENNQTAPTPESLDGLSYEEAREQLVAVVGRLEAGGASLEESLALWERGEALAKRCEDWLEGARQRLATARDASNDDGTSAPGNRTV, from the coding sequence ATGACTGAGAACAACCAGACAGCACCTACCCCGGAATCCCTTGACGGACTTAGCTATGAGGAAGCCCGCGAACAACTTGTGGCGGTGGTGGGACGCCTGGAGGCAGGCGGAGCCAGTTTGGAAGAATCGCTGGCTCTCTGGGAACGCGGCGAGGCATTGGCCAAGCGCTGCGAGGACTGGCTTGAAGGAGCCCGTCAGCGCCTGGCAACCGCCCGCGATGCAAGCAACGACGACGGCACTTCGGCACCCGGCAACCGGACCGTTTAG
- a CDS encoding beta-galactosidase family protein has product MNNALLSYRDAVLYRSGEPYRILAGAIHYFRVHPALWQDRLRRLKAMGANTVDTYVAWNFHQPKRDEAPDFSDWRDLGRFIDLAAEEGLDVIVRPGPYICAEWDNGGFPAWLTGIPGIGLRCMDPVFTAAIEEWFDHLLPIVASRQASAGGPVVAVQIENEYGSYGDDHEYIRWNRRALEDRGITELLFTADGGTDYFLDGGSIEGTWATATLGSRGDEAMATWQRRRPGEPFFNVEFWGGWFDHWGEHHHRRDADEAAVEARKMLDLGGSICVYMAHGGTNFGLSSGSNHDGTMLQPTVTSYDSDAPIAENGALTAKFHAFRKEFFRAQGIEELPELPAELLADAPVLPAQSLPLSDGLDLLELARSAGTPITSVKPLGFEQLGLDTGMVLYASEAILPGRADAPTESRLKITGLNDRAYVWVDGTFAGVLDDVTGAEGLAVTGTGVAAKLEILVENLGRINYGPLTGHGKGILGGVLVNQRYTFHWTQTPVALADWKLEDLESLAGADFEVDEPADTYIALPDSGKGFVWLNGFLLGRYWDQGPQVTLYAPAPLLKSGRNSIKVLELVTPGSVVELRGVPDLGPEEASPIEAAELP; this is encoded by the coding sequence GTGAACAACGCCCTCCTGAGCTACCGTGACGCTGTCCTTTACCGTTCGGGTGAACCGTATCGCATCCTCGCCGGAGCCATCCACTACTTCCGTGTTCACCCGGCCCTGTGGCAGGACCGGTTGCGTCGCCTCAAAGCGATGGGCGCCAACACGGTGGACACGTACGTTGCTTGGAACTTCCACCAGCCTAAGCGCGATGAGGCGCCCGACTTTAGCGACTGGCGAGACCTGGGCCGGTTCATCGACCTCGCCGCCGAGGAAGGGCTGGATGTCATCGTCCGCCCCGGCCCCTATATCTGCGCCGAATGGGACAACGGCGGCTTCCCCGCCTGGCTGACCGGCATCCCCGGCATCGGCCTGCGCTGCATGGACCCGGTGTTTACCGCTGCCATCGAGGAATGGTTCGATCACTTGCTTCCCATCGTCGCCTCACGGCAGGCGTCCGCGGGTGGCCCGGTGGTGGCGGTACAAATCGAGAATGAGTACGGCAGCTACGGCGATGACCACGAGTACATTCGCTGGAACCGGCGCGCACTGGAGGACCGCGGCATCACTGAGCTCCTTTTCACCGCCGACGGCGGCACGGACTACTTCCTCGACGGCGGTTCCATAGAGGGAACTTGGGCGACGGCGACGCTGGGAAGCCGGGGCGACGAAGCGATGGCCACATGGCAGCGACGCCGGCCCGGCGAACCCTTCTTCAACGTGGAGTTCTGGGGAGGCTGGTTCGATCACTGGGGTGAACACCATCACCGCCGGGATGCCGATGAAGCTGCTGTTGAAGCGCGCAAGATGCTGGACCTTGGCGGATCGATCTGCGTCTACATGGCCCATGGCGGGACCAACTTCGGCCTCAGCTCCGGAAGTAACCACGATGGCACCATGCTGCAGCCGACGGTCACCAGCTACGACTCGGACGCGCCCATCGCAGAGAACGGCGCACTGACGGCCAAGTTCCATGCCTTCCGCAAAGAGTTCTTCCGCGCCCAGGGAATCGAAGAGCTGCCCGAGCTGCCCGCTGAATTGCTGGCTGACGCTCCCGTACTGCCCGCCCAGTCCTTGCCTCTGAGCGATGGCCTGGACCTGTTGGAGTTGGCGCGCTCCGCCGGAACGCCGATAACCAGTGTCAAGCCACTGGGCTTCGAGCAGCTGGGACTCGACACCGGCATGGTCCTCTACGCCTCCGAAGCCATCCTTCCCGGGCGCGCCGATGCTCCCACAGAGAGCCGGTTGAAGATCACAGGGCTTAACGACCGTGCCTACGTGTGGGTGGACGGCACCTTCGCCGGGGTCCTTGATGACGTCACAGGAGCGGAGGGTCTCGCCGTTACGGGCACAGGCGTCGCCGCCAAGCTGGAGATCCTCGTAGAGAACCTGGGCCGCATCAATTACGGCCCCCTGACGGGTCACGGCAAAGGAATTCTGGGCGGCGTTCTGGTCAACCAGCGCTACACCTTCCACTGGACACAGACCCCCGTGGCGCTCGCCGACTGGAAGCTTGAAGACCTTGAAAGCTTGGCAGGAGCCGACTTCGAGGTGGACGAGCCGGCCGACACCTATATCGCCTTGCCGGATTCCGGAAAGGGCTTCGTTTGGCTCAACGGCTTCCTCCTGGGCCGCTACTGGGATCAAGGCCCACAGGTCACCCTTTACGCACCGGCTCCACTGCTGAAATCCGGCCGCAACAGCATCAAGGTGCTGGAACTCGTGACGCCCGGCAGCGTGGTTGAACTACGCGGTGTACCGGACCTGGGTCCCGAAGAAGCAAGCCCCATCGAGGCCGCCGAACTCCCGTAG
- a CDS encoding ATP-binding cassette domain-containing protein codes for MAEAMIEFKSVTKQYQGGQPAVDALTMSIDKGAITVFVGPSGCGKTTSLRMINRMVEPTSGTITVAGEDVSRVPAAQLRRSMGYVMQSSGLLPHRSVLDNIATVPRLNGVPKAAARKRAAELLDVVGLASVLGKRYPSQLSGGQQQRVGVARALAADPPVLLMDEPFSAVDPVVRDELQQELLRLQRELAKTIVFVTHDIDEATVLGDKVAVFAVGGKLAQYAAPEEILRAPANDFVASFVGRDRGFRHLAFNAADAVTLHPVTMVSPSDGHHAGRQSGEWALVVDDDSRPLGWSSPRDGAGLIPGGSLFRKGDTLRRALDAALSSPSGLGVAVDDDGRVAGVLKGPEVLALIEEVRHHREDAT; via the coding sequence ATGGCCGAAGCCATGATTGAGTTCAAGAGCGTCACCAAGCAATACCAAGGCGGGCAACCGGCGGTGGATGCCCTCACCATGTCCATCGACAAGGGCGCTATTACTGTGTTCGTCGGCCCCTCGGGCTGCGGCAAGACAACCTCCCTGCGCATGATCAACCGGATGGTGGAACCCACCAGCGGAACCATCACCGTTGCCGGGGAAGATGTCTCGCGGGTTCCCGCAGCCCAGCTTCGTCGTTCCATGGGTTACGTGATGCAGTCATCAGGCCTGCTGCCGCACCGTTCCGTACTGGACAACATCGCTACGGTTCCGCGGCTCAACGGCGTTCCCAAAGCTGCGGCGAGGAAACGCGCTGCGGAACTGCTCGACGTCGTCGGGTTGGCTTCCGTTCTGGGCAAACGGTATCCGTCGCAACTTTCGGGTGGGCAGCAGCAGCGTGTGGGGGTTGCCCGGGCGCTCGCTGCTGATCCGCCGGTACTGCTGATGGATGAGCCCTTCAGTGCCGTGGATCCTGTGGTCCGTGACGAACTTCAGCAGGAACTTCTCCGACTTCAGCGGGAGCTGGCCAAGACCATCGTGTTCGTCACCCACGACATCGACGAGGCAACCGTTCTTGGCGACAAAGTGGCTGTTTTCGCCGTCGGGGGAAAGCTCGCACAGTACGCGGCGCCGGAAGAGATTCTGCGCGCACCCGCCAACGACTTCGTTGCCTCCTTCGTGGGACGTGACCGCGGTTTCCGGCACTTGGCCTTCAACGCCGCAGATGCCGTGACCTTGCACCCGGTGACCATGGTGAGTCCCTCCGACGGCCACCATGCGGGACGCCAATCGGGGGAGTGGGCATTGGTGGTCGATGACGATTCGAGGCCACTGGGCTGGTCCTCGCCGCGCGACGGCGCCGGACTGATCCCCGGAGGGTCACTCTTCCGCAAAGGAGACACTTTGCGGCGGGCGCTGGACGCGGCGTTGTCGTCGCCGTCCGGCCTTGGCGTTGCGGTAGACGACGACGGCCGGGTGGCCGGAGTCCTGAAGGGCCCGGAAGTCCTGGCACTGATCGAAGAAGTCCGCCACCACAGGGAGGATGCCACCTGA
- a CDS encoding pyridoxal phosphate-dependent aminotransferase, whose protein sequence is MANFKQSTKLHNVLYDIRGPILQAAQQMEAEGHRILKLNIGNPAPFGFEAPDAILVDMIRHLPNAQGYSDSRGIFSARTAVSQYYQTRGIQNIHVDDIYLGNGVSELITMSLMALLDDGDEVLIPTPDYPLWTASVALAGGRPVHYLCDEDSGWQPDLEDMESKITPRTKGIVVINPNNPTGAVYPEETLKKIVALAEKHGLVLFADEIYEKILYEDAVHVNLAGLTGDDVLCLTFSGLSKAYRVCGYRAGWMAISGPKKDAADYLEGINLLANMRLCANVPAQHAIQTALGGYQSINDLILPGGRLLEQRNKAYDLLNEIPGVSTQQARGALYLFPKLDPEVFHIRDDEKFVLDLLKEQKILVSHGRAFNWVRPDHFRMVTLPNVKDIEEAIGRMADFLSRYPGN, encoded by the coding sequence ATGGCGAATTTCAAGCAGTCCACCAAGCTTCATAATGTCCTTTACGACATCCGTGGACCGATTCTTCAGGCCGCCCAGCAAATGGAAGCAGAGGGTCATCGGATCCTCAAACTGAACATCGGAAACCCGGCACCATTTGGTTTTGAAGCGCCCGACGCCATTTTGGTGGACATGATCCGGCACTTGCCTAATGCCCAGGGCTACAGCGACTCCCGTGGCATTTTCTCTGCCCGGACCGCGGTCTCGCAGTACTACCAAACGCGTGGCATCCAGAACATCCACGTTGACGATATCTACCTCGGCAACGGGGTCAGTGAGCTCATCACCATGTCCCTCATGGCGCTCCTGGACGACGGCGACGAAGTGCTGATTCCCACTCCTGATTACCCGCTGTGGACCGCCTCGGTGGCCCTTGCCGGGGGCCGTCCCGTGCACTACCTCTGCGACGAAGATTCCGGATGGCAACCCGATCTTGAGGATATGGAATCCAAGATCACGCCGCGGACCAAGGGCATTGTGGTGATCAACCCCAACAACCCCACCGGAGCCGTCTACCCGGAGGAGACCCTCAAGAAGATCGTGGCTTTGGCGGAGAAACATGGACTGGTTCTCTTCGCTGATGAGATCTACGAGAAGATTCTCTACGAAGACGCCGTCCATGTGAATCTCGCCGGGCTCACCGGGGACGACGTCCTGTGCCTGACGTTCAGTGGATTGTCCAAGGCCTACCGTGTGTGCGGTTACCGCGCCGGCTGGATGGCCATTTCCGGTCCCAAGAAGGATGCTGCGGACTATCTTGAGGGCATCAACCTGCTGGCCAACATGCGGTTGTGCGCCAATGTTCCTGCACAGCACGCCATCCAAACTGCGCTGGGGGGCTACCAAAGCATCAACGACCTCATCCTGCCCGGCGGCAGGCTCCTGGAGCAGCGCAATAAGGCCTACGACCTCTTGAACGAGATTCCCGGCGTCAGCACCCAGCAGGCTCGAGGTGCCCTCTATTTGTTCCCGAAGTTGGACCCGGAGGTCTTCCACATTCGGGATGACGAGAAGTTCGTCCTCGATTTGCTGAAGGAACAAAAAATCCTGGTTTCCCACGGACGTGCCTTCAACTGGGTTCGACCGGACCACTTCCGAATGGTGACCTTGCCCAACGTCAAGGACATTGAAGAAGCGATTGGCCGCATGGCGGACTTCCTGTCGAGGTACCCGGGCAACTAG
- a CDS encoding ABC transporter substrate-binding protein has protein sequence MKNPVPMTLTRRGLGGLAAGLGVALALSACGGSPLATPSTSAASGSAEGGSLVVGSADFPESQVVAEIYVGALNAAGLTATSKPNIGSREIYFKAVQDGSIDLVPDYSGNLLSYVDTEATEVSADDVYKALPGKLPEGLAVLEPAKAESKDAMVVTKATAEKYQLKSIEDLAKVCKDFTMAAPATFETRAYGFPGLKANYGCELKGLQPFNDGGGNLTLQALLEDKVQVADIYTTTPSIADNDLVVLEDPKNNFKAQQVLPLVKEAKMTDKAKEALNNVSKILTTEDLINLNRAVSGDQKQAPKDAAAAWLKDKGIVK, from the coding sequence ATGAAAAACCCCGTCCCCATGACCCTGACGCGCCGTGGTCTCGGCGGCCTCGCCGCTGGACTGGGCGTGGCCCTCGCTTTGAGCGCGTGCGGCGGCAGCCCCTTGGCCACCCCGTCCACCTCCGCAGCCAGTGGCTCCGCCGAAGGCGGCTCGTTGGTGGTTGGCTCCGCTGACTTCCCGGAGAGCCAGGTTGTCGCAGAGATCTATGTGGGTGCCCTCAACGCTGCTGGTCTGACGGCAACGTCCAAGCCGAATATCGGTTCGCGCGAGATCTACTTCAAGGCGGTCCAGGACGGCTCCATAGACCTCGTCCCGGACTACTCCGGCAACCTCCTGTCCTATGTGGACACGGAAGCTACCGAGGTCTCCGCCGACGACGTTTACAAGGCACTCCCAGGCAAGCTTCCGGAAGGCCTTGCAGTCCTGGAGCCGGCCAAGGCCGAGTCCAAGGACGCCATGGTTGTCACCAAGGCCACCGCCGAGAAGTACCAGCTGAAGTCCATCGAGGACCTGGCGAAGGTGTGCAAGGACTTCACCATGGCTGCACCGGCCACTTTCGAGACCCGCGCCTACGGCTTCCCGGGACTGAAGGCCAACTACGGTTGTGAGCTCAAGGGTTTGCAGCCTTTCAATGACGGTGGCGGCAATCTGACGCTCCAGGCCCTCCTCGAAGACAAGGTCCAGGTGGCGGACATTTACACCACCACTCCGTCCATCGCAGATAATGACCTTGTGGTCCTGGAGGATCCGAAGAACAACTTCAAGGCCCAGCAGGTCCTGCCGTTGGTCAAGGAAGCCAAGATGACGGACAAGGCCAAGGAAGCACTCAACAACGTCTCCAAGATCCTCACCACCGAGGACCTGATCAACCTGAACCGCGCAGTCAGTGGCGACCAGAAGCAGGCCCCCAAGGACGCAGCCGCAGCCTGGCTGAAGGACAAGGGAATCGTCAAGTAA
- a CDS encoding pirin family protein, translating into MTNLDTSPAQEVCPAAPEGQGPCVQLWPEREVPLGGVRAMNVMRTLPQRGLPTVGAWCFLDSFGPDRVAMSVLPHPHCGLQTVTWPMEGSVRHRDSVGSDVVVQPGELNIMTAGHGISHSEFSVLTAGPQGGSAALVEEIPMSRGLQLWVALPDEHRHRAPSFEQVKNLPVAVGDGFRATVMVGEFAGHRSPATMFSPIVGADITGTGSLELPLRPDFEHAVLVLDGHLLIDGEDIEAGPLAYLGAGRSSLFVEAQPDTRFMLLGGEPFGEDLLMWWNFVGRTHEEVEKAREEWEAEGLLDDDAAASSRFGFVPGHGPDAGPEAGRIPAPPLPGVKLRPRTRG; encoded by the coding sequence ATGACCAATCTTGATACTTCCCCCGCCCAAGAAGTCTGCCCCGCAGCGCCGGAAGGTCAAGGTCCCTGCGTTCAACTGTGGCCCGAGCGCGAGGTTCCTTTGGGTGGAGTGCGCGCCATGAACGTGATGCGGACACTGCCCCAGCGGGGACTGCCCACCGTAGGTGCGTGGTGCTTCCTGGACAGCTTCGGTCCGGATCGGGTGGCCATGAGCGTACTCCCCCACCCGCACTGCGGGCTTCAAACCGTCACTTGGCCCATGGAAGGCTCGGTCCGGCACCGCGACAGCGTGGGTAGCGATGTTGTAGTCCAGCCCGGTGAGCTGAACATCATGACAGCAGGCCATGGCATCTCCCACTCCGAGTTCTCTGTCCTTACAGCCGGACCCCAGGGCGGCTCCGCTGCGTTGGTGGAAGAAATTCCCATGTCCCGCGGACTCCAACTGTGGGTGGCGCTACCGGACGAGCACCGGCACCGGGCGCCGTCCTTTGAACAAGTGAAGAATCTGCCGGTGGCAGTGGGCGATGGGTTCAGGGCCACCGTTATGGTGGGAGAGTTTGCCGGTCACCGTTCCCCCGCCACCATGTTCAGCCCCATAGTTGGAGCGGACATCACCGGAACAGGCTCCCTTGAACTGCCGTTACGGCCGGACTTCGAGCACGCAGTGTTGGTCCTTGACGGCCACCTCTTGATCGATGGTGAGGACATTGAAGCGGGCCCCCTGGCCTACCTGGGAGCCGGAAGGTCCAGCCTTTTTGTGGAAGCGCAGCCGGACACCCGCTTCATGCTCCTCGGCGGCGAACCGTTCGGTGAAGACCTGCTCATGTGGTGGAACTTTGTAGGCAGGACGCACGAAGAAGTGGAGAAGGCCCGTGAGGAATGGGAAGCCGAAGGGCTGCTCGACGACGATGCTGCCGCCAGCTCACGCTTCGGTTTCGTTCCCGGCCATGGCCCTGACGCAGGTCCGGAAGCCGGCCGCATTCCGGCCCCGCCCCTGCCGGGTGTAAAGCTGCGTCCACGAACCCGCGGCTGA